Proteins encoded together in one Lathyrus oleraceus cultivar Zhongwan6 chromosome 5, CAAS_Psat_ZW6_1.0, whole genome shotgun sequence window:
- the LOC127081311 gene encoding uncharacterized protein LOC127081311, which translates to MATSSHSSLSSSSSSSSSSCVSSSVINICPHLSLAFGSCSCTTQVTNKRKRGHQETNKNKINKVSSSLLDMSSYPNVCLHLSLSVCSCLHETQIVKKQKPVQQETNNSATNNTCSTVGPCCDCSTNVGDPWMIKKVLTNSDLDDNCRLLLNKDMAKKWVVPVVDKAKAEKEGVEVEVFDVDTRFPLSLTFKIRPSNDSHVFNKTWITGFVDRRSLKKGDEIGLKWNEEKKIFDFSVLHRS; encoded by the coding sequence ATGGCTACTTCATCTCATTCATCTttatcttcatcttcatcttcatcatcatcatcgtgTGTTTCTTCTTCTGTTATCAATATTTGTCCCCATCTTTCACTTGCCTTTGGTTCTTGTTCGTGTACCACACAAGTCACCAATAAGCGGAAACGTGGACACCAAGAAACCAACAAGAACAAGATCAACAAGGTTTCTTCATCTCTGTTGGATATGTCTTCATATCCTAATGTCTGTCTCCATCTATCTCTTAGTGTTTGTAGTTGTCTCCATGAGACACAAATTGTCAAGAAACAAAAACCTGTCCAACAAGAAACCAACAATTCAGCAACGAACAACACATGCAGTACTGTTGGGCCATGTTGTGATTGTTCAACCAATGTTGGTGATCCATGGATGATCAAGAAGGTGCTGACAAATAGTGATCTTGATGACAATTGTAGACTTCTGTTAAACAAAGATATGGCTAAGAAGTGGGTGGTTCCTGTGGTGGATAAAGCTAAAGCTGAGAAAGAAGGAGTTGAAGTTGAAGTGTTTGATGTTGACACTAGGTTTCCTCTTTCTCTTACTTTCAAGATACGACCTTCCAACGATAGCCATGTCTTCAACAAAACATGGATCACTGGTTTTGTAGACAGGAGAAGCTTAAAGAAAGGAGATGAAATTGGACTCAAATGGAATGAAGAGAAGAAAATATTTGATTTTTCTGTTCTTCATCGATCTTAG